One genomic segment of Hemibagrus wyckioides isolate EC202008001 linkage group LG08, SWU_Hwy_1.0, whole genome shotgun sequence includes these proteins:
- the tbc1d10c gene encoding trichohyalin, with translation MSLRSDQIEDGESTSGSSEAKTDRYGFLLVNGDTNNDSDDPCPELVRHREMKWINLMSQWDQVLEKKHSKIKAQCQKGIPASVRSKCWPLLCGATQRKENNKDLYNTLESSPGQQSWIDVIKRDTDRQFPFHEMFQSEDSPGQQGLLQVLKAYTQFRPDEGYCQAQGPVAAVLLMHMPMEEAFWCLVQISELYLPGYYSPLLEGVLFDAAILFSVLKRTCPAAYKHMKKQGVEPLMFATDWLMCLYSRHLPFNTLLRVWDLFFCNGVRVLFQVAVVLVRRCLGEARHRKECEGQVETLERLRSVKCHVQHEQADAFIQEVCSVPLSLADLQRQTEKELGKWRKERPGSTFDPRDRCHGYYMIWEKGKERVKENEKKERQSGNLRAPVMRSHSSLSPAILRKKWRKRGSKTENEEWEGRGFTKQDSDDEEKRRASVCGVAGELRVKTQKTPPEFSKQFQKESNTSLNTPRTSATETLLGSELLDLDATVFEEDENDMVVIPIPLHIVRGDRKEETKPPTTLKEDDSEAGDIQQEIEKQQGTETWQDEEKKEQDPRDEEISSHQDQAEPQQEQSQPSQLEEVEDARNKPEQETQENTSKQEEETEIQTCEPVEEVQLNINTQEEDVQIQVNTDKQEEEEQENGAEKEHEEMDSSKQEEEIGTKSQEPEVVIHLGSTEEEAICNSNIQEGEIETKGNEQEGEIEEEKEIQAQSCEQEVEIQEEKEIQPQSCEQEVEIQEEKEIQAQSCEKEVEIQEEKEIQAQSCEKEVEIQEEKEIQAQSCEKEVEIQEEKEIQAQSCEKEVEIQDEKEIQAQSCEKEVEIQDEKEIQAQSCKQEVEIQEEKEIKAQSSDQEVEIENANSANEEEMLQICLIDIKDEQQQQEDREQKNEVGHILETEEEMHSNVLQTPEDQKDAEDQAPSVQEEEHECCESGSSTDVEKTRQEPEGEREEARTGDAPEEETEGTVMDGEKGEPETVTSSPCVQPEMVTEHSGESETPQDSNQTQDENIEVNKTSTPEQEEPDKTGGSSIPESPHPVKKEEEVEREITAESNPVKPAPSGANQHPQLRLRRSSSSHTSYPTILSEDTFRDPQQNVKRDSCSQNTEAEESDIAQPKQTQSSKQEDLQKPKAQTKSDKPKRKGLFQRLRADMPSKSTIPKIVIQDFSEGEEKLSSKERRRRRRMQERKEKEEEKERKKLEKELEKEKERERKKPQTRGKSFQVLSKKHDDYDDVFSEKSDSQEVGHKRTSYSESYF, from the exons TGATGACCCCTGTCCTGAGTTGGTGAGACACCGTGAAATGAAATGGATCAACCTTATGAGCCAGTGGGATCAGGTACTTGAGAAGAAGCATAGTAAG ATCAAAGCTCAGTGTCAGAAGGGAATCCCAGCGTCTGTCAGGTCCAAGTGCTGGCCCCTGCTGTGTGGAGCGACACAGAGGAAAGAGAATAACAAAGATCTCTACAAT ACTCTGGAGTCGTCCCCGGGTCAGCAAAGCTGGATTGATGTCAtcaagagagacacagacaggcagTTTCCTTTCCATGAGATGTTTCAATCCGAAGACAGCCCTGG TCAGCAGGGCTTGTTGCAGGTTCTAAAGGCTTACACTCAGTTTCGGCCTGATGAAGGATACTGCCAGGCGCAGGGTCCAGTGGCGGCAGTGCTACTAATGCACATGCCCATGGAG GAAGCATTCTGGTGTTTGGTACAGATCAGCGAACTTTACCTCCCTGGATACTACAGTCCCCTGCTG GAGGGTGTGTTGTTCGATGCTGCAATTCTCTTCAGCGTGCTAAAAAGGACGTGTCCGGCTGCAtacaaacacatgaagaaaCAAGGGGTGGAGCCTCTCATGTTTGCCACCGATTGGCTGATGTGTCTGTATAGCCGCCACCTGCCATTCAACACTTTACTCCGAGTCTGGGATCTCTTCTTCTGCAATG gtgtTCGTGTGCTGTTTCAGGTGGCCGTGGTTTTAGTGCGACGTTGCTTAGGGGAGGCTCGACATCGGAAAGAGTGTGAGGGCCAGGTGGAGACTCTGGAGAGACTGCGGTCAGTTAAGTGCCATGTCCAACACGAGCAGGCCGACGCCTTTATTCAAGAG GTGTGTTCAGTACCCCTGTCCTTGGCAGATCTCCAGCGACAGACTGAAAAGGAGTTAGGGAAATGGAGGAAAGAGCGCCCGGGCTCGACGTTTGACCCCCGAGATCGTTGCCACGGATACTATATGATATgggaaaaagggaaagaaagggTGAAGGAGAACGaaaagaaggagagacagagcggGAACCTAAGGGCTCCCGTGATGCGTTCGCACTCGTCCCTCTCTCCGGCAATCCTTCGTAAAAaatggaggaagagaggaagtaAAACAGAGAATGAGGAGTGGGAAGGAAGAGGGTTTACGAAACaggacagtgatgatgaagagAAAAGGAGGGCGAGCGTGTGCGGTGTAGCCGGCGAGCTACGAGTAAAGACACAGAAGACACCACCGGAGTTTAGCAAACAGTTTCAGAAAGAGAGTAACACGAGCCTGAACACGCCACGTACATCGGCGACAGAAACACTGCTGGGTTCCGAGCTGTTAGATCTCGATGCCACTGTGTTTGAGGAGGATGAGAACGATATGGTGGTCATCCCCATACCGTTGCACATAGTTCGAGGTGACCGTAAAGAAGAAACAAAGCCGCCTACCACCCTGAAAGAAGACGATTCAGAGGCAGGTGACATTCAACAGGAAATAGAAAAGCAGCAAGGCACAGAGACATGGcaagatgaagaaaagaaagagcagGATCCCAGAGATGAAGAAATTTCATCACATCAAGACCAGGCTGAACCACAGCAAGAGCAATCACAACCTTCCCAACTAGAGGAAGTGGAGGATGCAAGAAACAAACCCGAACAGGAAACACAAGAAAACACAAGTAAACAGGAAGAGGAAACTGAAATTCAGACCTGTGAACCTGTAGAGGAGGTACAACTTAATATCAACACACAAGAAGAGGATGTGCAAATCCAAGTAAATACTGACaaacaggaggaagaggaacagGAAAATGGAGCCGAGAAAGAACATGAAGAGATGGATAGTAGTaaacaggaagaggaaataGGGACAAAGAGCCAAGAACCAGAAGTAGTAATACATCTAGGTAGCACTGAAGAGGAAGCAATATGTAACAGCAATATACAAGAGGGGGAAATAGAGACAAAGGGCAATGAACAAGAAGGAGAAatagaggaagaaaaggaaatacAGGCACAGAGCTGCGAACAGGAAGTGGAAATTcaggaagaaaaggaaatacAGCCACAGAGCTGCGAACAGGAAGTGGAAATTcaggaagaaaaggaaatacAGGCACAGAGCTGCGAAAAGGAAGTGGAAATTcaggaagaaaaggaaatacAGGCACAGAGCTGCGAAAAGGAAGTGGAAATTcaggaagaaaaggaaatacAGGCACAGAGCTGCGAAAAGGAAGTGGAAATTcaggaagaaaaggaaatacAGGCACAGAGCTGCGAAAAGGAAGTGGAAATTCAGGATGAAAAGGAAATACAGGCACAGAGCTGCGAAAAGGAAGTGGAAATTCAGGATGAAAAGGAAATACAGGCACAGAgctgcaaacaggaagtggaaattcaggaagaaaaggaaattaAGGCACAGAGCAGTGATCAGGAAGTGGAAATAGAGAATGCAAATAGTGCTAATGAAGAGGAGATGCTACAAATATGTCTCATAGACATAAAAGATGAGCAGCAGCAACAGGAAGacagagaacaaaaaaatgaagttGGACATATTTTGGAAACGGAAGAGGAAATGCATTCAAATGTGCTCCAAACTCCAGAGGATCAGAAGGATGCAGAGGATCAAGCACCTTCCGTTCAAGAGGAAGAGCATGAATGCTGTGAAAGTGGAAGCAGTACAGATGTGGAAAAGACACGGCAAGAGCCGGAAGGCGAGAGAGAGGAGGCAAGGACTGGTGATGCACCTGAAGAGGAAACAGAAGGAACTGTGATGGATGGAGAAAAGGGAGAACCAGAAACTGTAACATCTTCACCTTGTGTTCAACCAGAAATGGTGACAGAACATTCTGGAGAATCAGAGACTCCACAGGACTCTAACCAAACCCAGGATGAAAACATAGAAGTTAACAAAACGTCCACACCTGAGCAGGAGGAACCTGACAAAACCGGTGGATCTAGCATCCCAGAGTCTCCACATCCAGTGAAAAAGGAAGAGGAAGTAGAAAGAGAGATTACAGCTGAGTCAAACCCGGTAAAACCAGCTCCCTCTGGTGCAAACCAACACCCTCAGCTCCGTCTTCGCAGGTCCTCCAGCTCCCACACCTCCTATCCCACCATCCTCTCCGAGGACACTTTCAGGGACCCGCAACAAAACGTCAAACGAgattcatgctcccaaaacacaGAGGCGGAAGAGTCAGACATCGCCcaaccaaaacaaacacaaagctcCAAACAGGAAGATCTACAGAAACCCAAAGCTCAAACCAAGTCAGACAAACCCAAACGCAAGGGTCTGTTTCAACGCCTCAGGGCTGACATGCCTTCCAAATCCACCATCCCCAAAATCGTCATCCAGGACTTCAGTGAAGGGGAGGAGAAGCTGAGCTCTAAGGAGAGAAGGCGGCGCAGAAGGATGcaggagaggaaagagaaggaggaagagaaggagaggaaaaagCTAGAGAAAGAGCtggagaaggaaaaggaaagggaaaggaaaaagCCACAGACCAGAGGAAAGAGCTTTCAGGTTCTCAGTAAAAAGCACGACGATTACGATGACGTTTTCTCCGAAAAGAGCGACTCGCAGGAGGTGGGACATAAAAGGACCTCTTACTCCGAGAGTTATTTCTGA